From a region of the Nitrospiraceae bacterium genome:
- a CDS encoding arsenosugar biosynthesis-associated peroxidase-like protein, with translation MDTYYHPKDLGKFGDIGKGNKELWEKFMSYYSAVFAEGALTEREKALIALGVAHAVQCPYCIDAYTQACLEKGSNTEEMTEAVHVACAIRGGASLVHGVQMRNVAEKLSM, from the coding sequence ATGGACACCTACTATCATCCCAAGGACCTGGGCAAGTTCGGTGACATCGGGAAGGGCAACAAGGAACTCTGGGAAAAATTCATGAGCTACTACAGCGCCGTCTTCGCGGAAGGGGCGCTGACCGAGCGGGAAAAGGCCTTGATCGCGCTCGGCGTCGCTCATGCGGTGCAGTGCCCCTATTGCATCGACGCCTATACGCAGGCCTGTTTGGAAAAGGGTTCGAATACCGAAGAGATGACGGAAGCGGTACACGTCGCCTGCGCGATCCGCGGCGGCGCCTCACTCGTCCACGGGGTGCAAATGCGCAACGTGGCCGAGAAACTTTCCATGTGA
- a CDS encoding RiPP maturation radical SAM C-methyltransferase gives MSDMAPVALVNMPFSYSKYPSIQLGTLSALLKAKGVGVDCHHLNVRFAHRIGVPLYESICEKRALFGEWLFSYLLFRENPKRSEYPRVFKPVFEQIARESGHPMGFFEDMATRTAPQFLMWALTAIDWGQYKIVGFTSTFDQNVASLTMAKLIKDLYPQVKIVFGGANFDGEMGLEHFRAFPFIDHVVVGEGEVTFPALVEQVLTGQPVADIKGVTYREQGKIRFEPNTALFTDFAKTGPPDYDDYYHLLAELGTEASRGLDRILLYEGSRGCWWGEKHHCTFCGLNAQSMKFRAKSPEQVADEMAHLSSRYDTTRFRLVDNIIDMKYVEQLFGKFAEDRRDLDVFIETKSNLQKPQIRTLAVGGVKCMQPGLESLSQTQLRAMDKGVTPMQNIVCLKWSFYYRVAVSWNILLGFPGETNEDYRRQIDLIPSLFHLQPPEASGKFWLERFSPYYTRPQNYGVRITGPGMAYEYVYDGRQVDLSKIAYDFEYELDDWNVDPHLYQELSDVVIEWQRRTTSSDRPFLYYSKAFEYVTVYDGRNPAAPTRERFDAPASWVIDLCNEAPKSVDQLRKAIAEERAESAVDHAQLGEVLQALTAKRILYEERGKYFTLAIPEHPYY, from the coding sequence ATGAGCGACATGGCTCCGGTGGCGCTCGTCAACATGCCCTTCAGCTATTCGAAGTATCCGTCCATTCAGCTAGGCACCCTATCGGCTTTGCTGAAAGCGAAGGGGGTCGGCGTCGATTGCCACCATTTGAACGTGCGGTTTGCGCATCGGATCGGCGTGCCGCTGTACGAATCGATCTGTGAGAAGCGTGCGCTGTTCGGCGAGTGGCTGTTTTCCTACCTGTTGTTCCGCGAGAACCCGAAGCGGAGCGAGTACCCTCGCGTCTTCAAGCCCGTGTTCGAACAGATCGCCCGGGAGAGCGGACATCCGATGGGCTTTTTCGAAGACATGGCCACAAGGACCGCGCCGCAGTTCTTGATGTGGGCCCTCACGGCCATCGACTGGGGGCAGTATAAGATCGTGGGATTCACGTCGACCTTCGATCAAAATGTCGCGAGCCTCACGATGGCCAAATTGATCAAGGACCTGTATCCGCAGGTCAAGATCGTCTTCGGCGGCGCCAATTTCGACGGCGAGATGGGACTGGAGCATTTTCGGGCGTTCCCCTTTATCGACCATGTGGTGGTGGGCGAAGGAGAAGTCACGTTTCCCGCTCTGGTCGAGCAGGTGCTGACGGGTCAGCCTGTTGCCGATATCAAAGGTGTCACATATAGAGAGCAAGGGAAAATTCGGTTCGAGCCCAATACTGCGCTGTTTACGGATTTCGCCAAGACCGGTCCCCCAGACTACGACGATTACTACCACTTACTGGCCGAACTCGGCACAGAAGCATCGCGGGGGTTGGATCGGATTCTTCTGTACGAGGGGTCGCGCGGCTGTTGGTGGGGGGAAAAGCACCATTGCACCTTCTGCGGGTTGAACGCGCAGAGCATGAAGTTTCGCGCCAAGTCTCCCGAACAGGTCGCAGACGAAATGGCCCATCTCTCGAGCCGCTACGATACGACGCGATTCCGGCTGGTGGACAACATCATCGACATGAAATACGTCGAACAGTTGTTTGGCAAGTTCGCGGAGGATCGTCGCGATTTGGATGTGTTCATCGAGACGAAGAGTAATCTGCAGAAGCCGCAAATTCGGACCCTCGCAGTCGGCGGAGTGAAATGCATGCAGCCCGGGCTGGAAAGTCTCAGCCAGACTCAGTTGCGGGCCATGGACAAGGGCGTCACGCCCATGCAGAACATCGTCTGTCTAAAATGGAGCTTTTACTATCGCGTCGCGGTGTCCTGGAATATTCTCCTTGGGTTTCCCGGAGAAACGAATGAGGATTACCGGCGCCAGATCGATCTTATCCCTTCTCTCTTCCATCTACAGCCGCCCGAAGCCTCTGGGAAATTTTGGCTCGAACGGTTCAGCCCGTATTACACCAGGCCGCAGAACTACGGGGTGCGGATCACCGGTCCCGGCATGGCCTACGAGTATGTGTATGACGGCAGGCAGGTGGATTTGAGCAAGATCGCGTACGATTTCGAGTATGAGCTGGACGATTGGAACGTCGATCCCCACCTCTACCAGGAACTGTCGGATGTCGTGATCGAGTGGCAGCGACGTACCACATCGTCGGATCGGCCGTTTCTGTATTACTCAAAGGCCTTCGAGTACGTGACGGTTTATGACGGACGGAATCCCGCCGCGCCCACGCGTGAGCGGTTCGATGCGCCGGCCTCCTGGGTCATCGATCTGTGCAATGAAGCACCAAAATCGGTCGATCAACTGCGGAAGGCCATTGCGGAAGAGCGGGCCGAGTCGGCTGTGGATCATGCACAACTCGGGGAGGTACTCCAGGCACTCACTGCGAAACGAATTCTCTACGAAGAGCGGGGGAAGTATTTCACCCTCGCTATCCCCGAACACCCCTACTACTGA
- a CDS encoding winged helix-turn-helix domain-containing protein, with translation MEELTDILVGLEQRISAYRNRFQELEKKRRRLDDEIATIKKYLELAETLYRVEADKAKLASLSSQIITDEKGVRPLPVTDVTDQSREILLGKSKYVGKSVPEAAYQILREANRAMHAKELLQRLLEGGLQIKGKTPLTSVATSLKRDKRFRKVGPNTFELLTEQLTEAV, from the coding sequence GTGGAAGAATTGACAGACATTCTGGTCGGCCTCGAGCAGCGCATCAGCGCGTACCGCAATCGCTTTCAGGAACTGGAGAAAAAGCGGCGCCGGCTTGATGACGAAATTGCCACGATCAAGAAATACCTCGAGTTGGCGGAAACGCTGTATCGCGTTGAAGCCGACAAAGCCAAACTGGCCAGCCTTTCCAGCCAAATCATCACCGACGAAAAGGGCGTTCGCCCCCTGCCGGTCACGGATGTGACGGATCAATCACGGGAAATTCTCCTTGGAAAAAGCAAATACGTGGGCAAGAGCGTGCCGGAAGCGGCATATCAAATACTTCGAGAGGCCAACCGTGCGATGCATGCCAAAGAGCTGCTGCAGCGGCTGCTCGAGGGCGGGCTGCAGATTAAGGGGAAAACCCCGTTGACCTCGGTTGCCACCTCGTTGAAGCGGGACAAGCGGTTCCGCAAGGTTGGGCCGAACACGTTTGAGCTTCTGACGGAGCAGTTGACCGAAGCAGTGTAG
- a CDS encoding inositol monophosphatase codes for MSTPLIVTTEKRAALLTVAVDAAQKAGAVLLDHAKKGFNIDYKNVVNLVTDADRGAEDCIVAAIRASFPDHRILAEERGRDGESDSPFLWVIDPLDGTTNFAHGFPFYSVSIGLEHDGEGLLGVVLDPVRQELFTAQTGGGAFLNGTPIRVSSVRQLEKALLVTGFAYDIRETADNNLDHFSRISLRAQGVRRTGSAALDLCYVATGRLDGYWEVKLSPWDMAAGAVILQEAGGLVSGFPAGRFSLYDKELVATNGHIHHELLAALNHHANES; via the coding sequence ATGAGCACCCCACTGATTGTCACCACCGAGAAACGCGCTGCTTTGCTCACCGTTGCGGTCGATGCAGCCCAAAAGGCAGGGGCAGTCCTGCTGGATCACGCCAAAAAAGGCTTCAATATCGACTACAAGAACGTGGTCAACCTGGTGACCGACGCCGATCGGGGAGCGGAGGACTGCATCGTCGCCGCGATCCGCGCCAGCTTTCCGGATCACCGCATTCTTGCGGAGGAACGCGGCCGCGACGGAGAATCGGATTCTCCGTTTCTTTGGGTCATCGATCCGCTGGACGGCACAACCAACTTTGCGCATGGCTTTCCGTTTTATTCCGTGTCGATCGGCCTGGAGCATGACGGGGAGGGCCTGCTGGGAGTGGTGCTCGATCCGGTCCGGCAAGAACTATTCACCGCTCAAACCGGTGGGGGGGCGTTTCTAAACGGCACACCGATTCGGGTCTCCTCGGTGCGGCAACTCGAAAAGGCATTACTCGTGACCGGATTTGCCTATGACATCCGGGAAACCGCCGACAACAACCTCGATCACTTTTCAAGAATCTCGTTGCGCGCGCAAGGAGTCCGGCGCACCGGCTCGGCCGCGCTGGATCTTTGTTACGTCGCGACCGGGAGACTGGACGGGTATTGGGAAGTCAAGCTGAGCCCGTGGGACATGGCCGCCGGCGCGGTCATTCTGCAGGAGGCGGGGGGTCTGGTGTCGGGATTTCCCGCAGGCCGATTCTCTCTCTACGATAAGGAACTGGTCGCGACGAACGGGCACATCCACCACGAGTTGCTGGCTGCACTGAACCACCACGCCAACGAATCCTGA
- a CDS encoding CBS domain-containing protein, translating to MLVKDVMSTGVVTARPTDSVRSVVTKMLSRHCGSIPIVEEDNLLVGMVTLRDVLLPLYPNYGEYIHDNVHSRDFVEMEEGYADVLGQKVQDIMSLNPLTVSPAVPVLEAASYMGLKNFRRIPVVEKGRLVGIVSVGDINRGLFFQGAHVTPVGESVELGVRR from the coding sequence ATGCTCGTAAAGGATGTCATGTCGACCGGCGTGGTGACGGCGCGTCCGACCGATTCGGTTCGTTCGGTGGTGACCAAGATGCTGAGCCGGCATTGCGGCTCAATTCCCATCGTCGAAGAGGACAATCTGCTGGTGGGAATGGTCACGCTCCGTGACGTCCTGCTCCCGCTATATCCCAACTACGGGGAATACATTCACGACAACGTCCACAGCCGAGACTTCGTCGAAATGGAGGAGGGTTATGCCGACGTCCTCGGACAAAAAGTTCAAGATATTATGAGCCTCAATCCGCTGACGGTCTCTCCGGCCGTTCCGGTGCTGGAGGCCGCCTCTTATATGGGGCTGAAGAATTTTCGGCGGATCCCGGTGGTGGAAAAGGGACGGCTTGTCGGCATCGTCAGCGTTGGAGATATCAACCGCGGATTGTTCTTCCAGGGGGCGCATGTGACGCCGGTAGGAGAATCCGTGGAACTTGGAGTGCGCCGGTGA
- a CDS encoding 4a-hydroxytetrahydrobiopterin dehydratase, with amino-acid sequence MSLADNKCVPCRGGVPPLPADRTQSLLKELGRGWTLNPAGHLERLYTFKDFAQSLAFANKVGAVAESEGHHPDLYVAWGKCKVEIWTHKINGLTESDFYLAAKADREFEPFRAAMT; translated from the coding sequence ATGAGTCTTGCGGACAATAAGTGCGTGCCTTGTCGAGGCGGCGTCCCTCCCCTCCCCGCCGATCGCACGCAGTCGCTATTGAAGGAATTGGGGCGAGGCTGGACGCTGAATCCGGCCGGTCATCTTGAACGGTTGTATACCTTCAAGGATTTCGCCCAATCCTTGGCCTTTGCCAACAAGGTCGGCGCCGTCGCCGAGAGCGAGGGGCACCATCCCGATCTGTACGTAGCCTGGGGGAAGTGCAAAGTCGAGATCTGGACGCACAAGATCAACGGCCTGACCGAAAGCGATTTCTACCTGGCTGCCAAAGCCGATCGCGAGTTCGAGCCGTTCAGGGCGGCGATGACGTGA
- a CDS encoding ParB/RepB/Spo0J family partition protein: MSAKKVTASKPPDGTRRRRKPAGASTGLIAKDLQGVSPPADVVALQRTIEGDAGRVLATYREPFGGRWLLLAALPIELVEPTPYQRNLSDTHVRKLEAVISKLGRFLDPIIAVHAHQPDRAAKYWTPNGHHRLSAMRTLGAKSITAIVVPEATAAYQILALNTEKAHNLREKALEVIRMYKELARLDGATEDTYALEFEEPALITLGLCYEERPRFSGGAYHPVLKRVDTFLAQALRTAISVRQQRARMLLDLDDLVVTQVEALKAKGLTSPYLKSFVVARVNPIRFRSKEAPLLSFDEALERMSKAAAKFDPGKIKMDDLAKSGGAPDEGD; encoded by the coding sequence ATGTCTGCAAAGAAAGTCACAGCGAGCAAGCCGCCCGATGGGACGAGGAGGCGGCGAAAACCAGCCGGCGCCTCCACAGGCCTGATTGCCAAAGATTTGCAGGGGGTCTCGCCTCCGGCTGATGTGGTGGCCCTGCAACGGACGATTGAGGGAGACGCGGGACGGGTGCTGGCCACCTACCGTGAACCGTTCGGCGGGCGATGGCTCCTGCTCGCGGCCCTGCCGATCGAGTTGGTCGAACCAACCCCCTATCAGCGCAATCTGTCGGATACCCATGTCCGGAAATTGGAAGCCGTGATCAGCAAGCTGGGCCGATTCTTGGATCCGATTATTGCGGTGCATGCCCACCAGCCTGACCGCGCCGCCAAGTATTGGACTCCGAACGGACACCATCGCCTTTCGGCGATGCGGACGTTGGGCGCCAAGAGCATCACGGCCATCGTGGTACCGGAAGCGACCGCGGCCTATCAGATCCTGGCACTCAATACGGAAAAGGCGCACAACCTCCGTGAAAAGGCCCTCGAGGTCATTCGTATGTACAAAGAGCTGGCTCGGTTGGATGGGGCGACCGAGGATACCTATGCGTTGGAGTTCGAGGAACCGGCTCTGATTACCTTGGGGCTTTGCTATGAAGAGCGCCCTCGCTTCAGCGGCGGAGCGTATCATCCCGTGTTGAAACGTGTGGACACGTTTCTTGCGCAAGCCCTGCGGACCGCTATCTCAGTGAGGCAACAACGGGCTCGCATGCTGCTGGATCTGGATGATCTGGTGGTCACACAGGTTGAGGCTTTGAAGGCGAAGGGCTTGACGAGTCCCTATCTCAAGAGTTTTGTGGTCGCGCGGGTCAATCCGATCCGGTTTCGATCCAAAGAGGCTCCGCTGCTCTCGTTCGATGAGGCCCTGGAGCGGATGAGCAAGGCGGCGGCGAAGTTCGATCCCGGCAAGATCAAGATGGATGACCTTGCGAAATCCGGAGGGGCTCCCGACGAGGGCGACTGA
- a CDS encoding UDP-3-O-acyl-N-acetylglucosamine deacetylase — MRFQQTIGSPVTCSGVGLHSGHAVTMTLRPAPPNTGIVFVYRNGSGETLLPAAVSNKVPTELCTAISVNGQQVKTIEHLLAALAGMEIDNAYVEVDAGEVPVLDGSAGPFVRLIRSAGVIQQARRQAYVKIMQPIEVVDGARRVRIEPSSTPRITYSIHYNHPLIQTQSYTFNCSAAAFEQEIAEARTFGFLHEVQALWARGLGKGGTLDNTVVLSEQGVVNQTGLRFPNEFVRHKVLDLIGDIALLGFPFIGHVIAERSGHAMHTKLVEQILAQRDKWVLLTAENPTPSSDSRSSLGLLRPVPSLAV; from the coding sequence GTGCGGTTCCAGCAAACAATCGGCTCACCAGTCACCTGTTCAGGCGTAGGACTTCACTCGGGCCACGCAGTCACGATGACGCTCCGCCCAGCTCCCCCGAATACGGGAATCGTGTTTGTCTATCGGAATGGTTCCGGCGAAACATTGTTGCCGGCAGCCGTATCGAATAAAGTTCCCACGGAACTATGCACCGCCATCAGCGTTAACGGTCAGCAGGTCAAGACGATCGAACATCTCTTGGCGGCTTTGGCCGGCATGGAAATCGACAACGCCTACGTCGAAGTGGACGCCGGAGAAGTACCGGTGCTCGACGGCAGCGCTGGTCCCTTCGTTCGCTTGATCCGCTCCGCCGGTGTTATTCAGCAGGCTCGCCGGCAAGCGTACGTCAAGATCATGCAGCCCATCGAAGTGGTCGATGGAGCCCGCCGCGTCAGGATCGAACCATCCTCAACGCCGCGGATTACATACTCCATTCACTACAACCATCCGCTGATCCAGACACAGTCCTATACGTTTAACTGCTCTGCCGCGGCGTTCGAACAAGAAATCGCAGAAGCACGAACCTTCGGCTTCCTCCACGAGGTTCAGGCCTTGTGGGCGAGGGGATTGGGCAAGGGCGGCACGCTGGATAACACCGTCGTACTATCCGAGCAGGGCGTCGTGAATCAGACTGGACTCCGCTTCCCCAACGAATTCGTCCGCCACAAGGTGCTCGATCTCATCGGCGACATCGCGCTCTTGGGATTCCCCTTCATCGGGCACGTGATTGCGGAACGATCGGGACACGCGATGCACACCAAGCTCGTCGAGCAGATCCTGGCTCAGCGAGACAAGTGGGTGCTCTTGACCGCAGAAAACCCGACGCCGTCATCCGACAGTCGGTCGTCGCTTGGCTTGCTGCGCCCGGTTCCGTCACTCGCCGTCTAA